One part of the Ziziphus jujuba cultivar Dongzao chromosome 2, ASM3175591v1 genome encodes these proteins:
- the LOC107418595 gene encoding uncharacterized protein LOC107418595 — MRNCTQRFVLQPLIKYPTFFFLLLLLVGSFVSIYFLNIPILNRSNSGQVIITKTTSDKCPQENKVHKTYKEIPLNCTGYANTQTCPSNNKPAYISEQDPNCSSELSTCPEYFQWIYEDLRPWFRTGITSEMVDKAKAKSHFKLVILNGKAYVEKYGKAFQTRDLFTWWGFAQLLRRYPGQVPDLELVFSCHDWPAFLARDYPKANATDTGILFGYCGDDDTVDIAFPDWSYWGWPEVNIKPWEYMVKDIGQGNKNMKWVDREPFAFWKGNPGYAQARKDLMKCNRTEKEDWNARLYTQDWGKESKEGFKNSDLASQCTHRYKIYVEGNAWSVSQKYILACDSLTLLINSSYYDFFSRGLKPLQHYWPIKANDKCRSIKHAVDWGNTHQKEAQAIGKAATKFIKEELKMDHVYDYMFHLLNVYAKLLKFKPSIPQKAFELCLESMFCQANELEKRYMMDSMVRGPADTNPCTMPPPFGPSFYEILDKTADSFKKVDLLEKRYWENQNKSR, encoded by the exons ATGAGGAACTGCACGCAACGTTTCGTTTTGCAGCCATTGATTAAGTATCctaccttcttcttcttattgctTCTGCTTGTTGGAAGCTTTGTCTCCATCTACTTCCTTAACATCCCT ATTCTGAATAGATCAAATTCGGGACAAGTCATAATAACAAAAACTACCTCTGACAAATGCCCTCAAGAAAACAAAGTCCACAAAACTTATAAAGAAATCCCGTTAAACTGCACTGGCTACGCAAACACACAGACCTGCCCCTCCAACAACAAACCTGCCTACATTTCAGAACAAGATCCTAACTGCTCATCGGAACTGTCCACTTGTCCCGAATACTTCCAATGGATCTATGAAGATCTTAGGCCGTGGTTCCGCACTGGGATAACAAGTGAGATGGTAGACAAAGCAAAAGCCAAATCCCACTTTAAGCTCGTAATTCTGAACGGAAAGGCCTATGTGGAAAAGTATGGTAAGGCCTTTCAAACCAGGGATTTGTTCACCTGGTGGGGTTTTGCACAATTACTGAGAAGGTATCCAGGACAGGTGCCTGATTTGGAGCTTGTGTTCAGTTGCCATGACTGGCCTGCATTTTTGGCAAGGGATTATCCCAAGGCCAATGCCACAGACACTGGCATTTTGTTTGGTTACTGTGGTGATGATGACACAGTCGATATTGCATTCCCGGATTGGTCCTATTGGGGATG GCCTGAGGTTAACATAAAGCCATGGGAGTATATGGTTAAGGACATAGGCCAAGGCAACAAGAACATGAAATGGGTAGACAGGGAGCCCTTTGCCTTTTGGAAAGGCAACCCTGGATATGCTCAGGCCAGAAAGGACCTTATGAAATGCAATCGTACAGAGAAAGAGGACTGGAATGCCCGTTTGTACACACAG GATTGGGGTAAAGAGTCCAAGGAAGGATTCAAGAATTCAGATTTAGCAAGCCAGTGCACCCatcg ATATAAGATCTATGTGGAAGGGAATGCTTGGTCTGTGAGCCAGAAGTACATTCTTGCATGTGACTCTCTCACTTTATTAATAAATTCCAGCTACTATGATTTCTTCAGCCGAGGTTTGAAGCCATTGCAGCATTATTGGCCTATAAAGGCTAATGATAAGTGCCGATCCATTAAGCATGCTGTTGACTGGGGCAACACTCACCAAAAAGAG GCACAAGCCATTGGTAAGGCTGCAACAAAGTTCATCAAAGAAGAGCTGAAGATGGACCATGTCTATGACTACATGTTCCACCTTTTGAATGTATATGCAAAGCTTTTGAAGTTCAAGCCATCAATCCCTCAAAAGGCTTTTGAACTTTGTTTAGAGTCTATGTTTTGTCAAGCAAATGAGCTAGAAAAAAGGTACATGATGGATTCCATGGTGAGGGGTCCCGCTGACACTAACCCATGCACCATGCCTCCTCCTTTTGGTccatcattttatgaaattcttGACAAAACAGCAGATTCATTTAAGAAGGTGGATCTACTGGAGAAAAGATATTGGGAAAATCAGAATAAGTCAAGATAG